A window of Juglans regia cultivar Chandler chromosome 7, Walnut 2.0, whole genome shotgun sequence contains these coding sequences:
- the LOC109016878 gene encoding calmodulin-7: MADQLTDDQISEFKEAFSLFDKDGDGCITTKELGTVMRSLGQNPTEAELQDMINEVDADGNGTIDFPEFLNLMARKMKDTDSEEELKEAFRVFDKDQNGFISAAELRHVMTNLGEKLTDEEVDEMIREADVDGDGQINYEEFVKVMMAK, translated from the exons ATGGCGGACCAACTCACCGATGACCAGATCTCTGAGTTCAAGGAGGCCTTCAGCTTGTTCGACAAGGATGGCGACG GTTGCATCACTACCAAGGAGCTTGGGACTGTGATGAGGTCGCTCGGCCAGAACCCAACTGAAGCAGAGCTCCAGGACATGATCAATGAGGTTGATGCCGATGGCAATGGGACCATTGACTTCCCTGAGTTCCTAAACCTCATGGCCAGGAAGATGAAAGACACTGACTCAGAGGAGGAGCTTAAAGAGGCCTTCCGGGTTTTTGACAAGGATCAGAATGGGTTCATCTCTGCTGCTGAACTGCGCCATGTGATGACCAATCTTGGGGAGAAGCTCACTGATGAGGAAGTCGATGAGATGATCAGGGAGGCTGATGTAGATGGTGATGGCCAGATAAACTATGAGGAGTTTGTCAAGGTGATGATGGCCAAGTGA